One Streptomyces formicae genomic window, ACGACCCCGGCGCGGGCCAGTTCGGGCTGCCGGTCGCCGAGGCCCGGCACGGAGACGATGGGGGACGTGCCGGGCACCGGGGTGCGGCCGATCCTGGCGAGCCCCGCGCGGTAGCGGGCGGCGAGGGCGGTGTCGTGGGCGTGCACCGCGTCGACGCCGGTCTCCTCGACGAGGGTGAGGGCGGCGGCCGCGCCCCGGTAGGCGAGGAAGGCGGGCGGTTCGTCGAACCGGCGCGCGTCGGGGGCGAGTTCGGTGACCGGGCCGTACGAGGAGTTGTCGGTGTCGGCGGCCGCGAGCCAGCCCGCGTGCAGCGGGACCAGGGACTTCTGGGCCTCTTCGGTCACGGTGAGGAACTGGGCGCCGCGCGGGCAGAGCAGCCACTTGAAGGCGCCGGTGACCGTGTAGTCGTACAGCGAGGCGTCGAACGGCAGCCAGCCCACGGCCTGCGTCGCGTCCACGAGGGTGCGCGCGCTGTGCGCGGCGGCCGCGGCACGGACGGCGGCGAGGTCGGCGGTCCTGCCGTCGGCCGACTGGACCGCGGAGAAGGCGACGAGCGCGGTGTCGGGGCCGACGGCCTCGGCGAGCGACTCGAAGGGCGCGTACCGCGCGCGGAGATCGCCGCGCACCGCGAAGGGGGTGCTGACGGAGGCGAACTCCCCTTCGGGGAAGAGGACTTCGCTGCCCGGCGGCAGCGAGCCCGCGATCAGACCGACGTGCACGGCGACGGAGCCGCCGGTGGCCACCCGGCCCGGTGGCACCCCGACGAGCCGGGCGAAGGACGCCCGGGCCGCTTCCACGGACCCGAAGTCCTCCGCCCCGCCGGGCCTGCCGTCGCCGAGCTCGGCGGCCATGGCGCGCACGGCCTCGCGCGCGCGGCGCGGCGGCAGACCGCAGTTCGCGGTGTTGAGATACGTCGTCGTGGGCGCGAACTCGGCGCCGGCGCTGATCCCCATGGGACCCACTCTTATACGGCGTCGCCCTGCTGCGGAACAGCGCACCCGTCGGGGCCGCACGCCTCACCCTCGGCGACTTCGGTGTCCGCGGCGATGGTGGTCAGCGGGGAGCGGCCGCCCCACGCCTGCTCCAGGGCCTGCGCGAAGACGTCGGCGGGCTGGGCGCCCGAGACGCCGTACTTGCGGTCGAGGACGAAGAACGGCACGCCGCCCGCGCCGAGTTCCGCGGCCTCGCGCTCGTCCGCGCGGACGTCGGCGGCGTACTTCTCCGGGTCGGCGAGGACGGCACGCGCCTCGTCGGCGTCGAGTCCGGCGGCGACGGCGAGCGCCACCAGGCGCTCGTCGTCCTCGAAGACGGAGCGCTCCTCGGCGAAGTTGGCGCGGTAGAACAGGCCGATCAGCTCGTCCTGGCGGCCCCGCTCCTTGGCGAGGTGCAGCAGCCGGTGCATGTCGAAGGTGTTGCCGTGGTCGCGGCCCTCGGTGCGGTAGCCGAGGCCCTCGGACGCGGCGTTCTCACCGAGGCGCTGCTCGCCCTCGCGGGCCTGCTCCTCGGTCATGCCGTACTTCTTGGTGAGCATCGCGAGCACCGGGGCGGTGTCGCCCTTGGCGCGCCCGGGGTCCAGCTCGAAGGAGCGGTGCACCACCTCGACGTCGTCGCGGTGCGGGAAGGCGGCGAGGGCCTTCTCGAAGCGGGCCTTGCCCACGTAGCACCAGGGGCAGGCGATGTCGCTCCAGATCTCGACGCGCATGTGTGTGACTGCTCTCTTCAGGTCGTACGGTCATCGGTACGGAGGGTGCCTCCGCTCCTGCCGTCAACGTCCGGGCAAAGCGCCTCATTCCCCCGCGGCGCATTCTCCTGCCCCGCCTTCTCCCGCCGTGAACCTTCCCGTGTTGGCCCTGATCCAGATGCGCAGGTGGGCGAGGGGTTCCAGGGCGCCTCGGCCAAGATCGGTCAGCTCGTACTCGACGCGGGGTGGGACCTCGGCGTAGACCGTGCGCCGCACCAGGCCGTTCTCCTCCAGGCGGCGCAGGGTCTGGGTGAGCACCTTGGGGCTGACGCCCTCCAGCTTGCGGCGCAGTTCGCCGAAGCGGCGGGGCCCGTCCTCCAGGGCGGTGATCGCGAGGCCCGTCCACTTGTTCACGAGCAGCTCGAAGACGGCGCGGCCGGGGCAGAGCAGGCCGTAGATGTCGTGGCGCCCCGCGGCGTCATTACGGGTCTGACCAGTCATGGTTTCCAAAATATAGCTGTATCCCTTGCGGGTAATCAGGGGGTCGCGCCTACCGTCCCGATCATGAACTCCGCGACCACCACCGCCCCCTCCCCCGTCCGCGTCGGCCTCGTCGGCCTCTCCGCCCGCGGCGGCTGGGCACCGCAGTCCCACCTGCCCGCCCTGAACCGTCTCGACGGCTACGAGCTGCGGGCCCTGTCCGCGTCGAGCGACGCCTCCGCGCGGGCCGCCGGCGCGAAGTACGGCGTGCCGCTGGCCTTCGGCTCCGCCGAGGAGCTCGTGCGCAGTGACGAGGTCGACCTCGTGGTGGTGAGCGTGCGCGTGCCGCTGCACCGCGAGGTGATCACCGCGGCGCTCGGCGCGGGCAAGGCGGTGCTCTCCGAGTGGCCGCTGGGCAACGGCCTGGCCGAGGCCGAGGAGCTCGCGGCGGCCGCGGACCTGGCCGGGGTGCGGACGTTCGCGGGGCTACAGGCCCGCTCGGCGCCCGCGGTCCGCCACGTCCGCGATCTGGTGGCCGACGGGTACGTGGGCGAGGTCCTCTCCACCAGCCTGGTGGCGTCGGGGCGGCGCTGGGGTCCCGTCTTCGAGCCGGGCGGGGAGTACCTCATCGACAGGGCCAACGGCGGCACGATGCTGACCATCCCTTTCGGGCACACGATCGACGCCGTGACCATGGTGCTCGGCGAGCTCACCGAGGTGTCGGCGACCCTGGCGACCCGGCGCCCCGTCGTGCACGAGGAGGGCACGGGGCGGGCCGCGCCGATGACGGTCCACGACCAGATCGCGGTGAGCGGGCGCCTCGCGGGCGGCGCCGTGGTCTCGGCGCACTTTCGCGCCGGGATGTCCCGGGGAACGAACTTCCACTGGGAGATCAACGGCACGGACGGCGACCTGGTCGTCACGGGCGACTCGGGCCACCTCCAGCAGGCCGCCCTGACCGTGCGGGGCGCGCGGGGCACGGAGGTCACGGTGACCGAACTCCCCGTCCCCGCGCGCTATTTCGACGTCCCCGCCCTCGACGGCGTGCGCGGACTCCCCTCGTACAACGTCGGGGCACAGTACGCCCGGATCCACGCCGACCTCGCCCAAGGCACCGCCCACGCGCCGGACTTCGCCCACGCGGCGCGCCGTCAGGGGCTGCTCGACGCCATCGAGAGGTCGGCGGCGACCGGCGGCCGGATCACGCTCTAGGAGCCGTCGCGCAGACCCTGCGGCCAGTTGGGCCGGAACTCGATGTGCTCGTACGTCACCACGCAGCCCTCCCCGACGGGCGACTGCGCGAGGAAGCCGACGAGCGCGGCCCGCGCGGACTCCTCGTCGCCGAGCGAGAAGATCCGCACGAACGTCCAGTGCTCGCCGTCCTTCGACGCGTGGAACGCGAACGCGGAACCCGTACGGCTGATGCGCAGCCAGGCGCTGTCGCCGTCCACGACGAAGGCGTTGGAGTCGTCGGAGCGGCCCCGGGTGACGACCGTGCAGATCGTGGGCGCGTCGGGCGAGCGCTCCAGGCAGAGCTTGGCCCACTCGCGGTCGCCCACGTGCAGATAGAGCACGCCCGCGTCGAAGGCCGCGGCGAAGCCGACCGTGACGCGGGCGATCAGCTGGAAGTCCCCCTCGGGCGCGCCGAGCAGGCGGGGCGCGTCGGACGCGGGGTCCAGCGCCTCGCCGGTCGGCGGCACGAAGCGGTCCTGTCGGGCGCCCGCCCAGCCGGTGAGCCTCCCGTCCTCGTACGACCAGTTGCCGTCGGGGCCGTACGTGCGCAGCGGGAAGGGCAGTTCGGGGAGAGTGACGTCCATGGCGTCAGTGTTCCAGGCGCCCGGCACGTCAGTGCTCCTGGGCTCCGTCGTAACGGCGCGGCAGGCCCAGCGGGTTGGCGTCGCGCAGCT contains:
- a CDS encoding DsbA family oxidoreductase codes for the protein MRVEIWSDIACPWCYVGKARFEKALAAFPHRDDVEVVHRSFELDPGRAKGDTAPVLAMLTKKYGMTEEQAREGEQRLGENAASEGLGYRTEGRDHGNTFDMHRLLHLAKERGRQDELIGLFYRANFAEERSVFEDDERLVALAVAAGLDADEARAVLADPEKYAADVRADEREAAELGAGGVPFFVLDRKYGVSGAQPADVFAQALEQAWGGRSPLTTIAADTEVAEGEACGPDGCAVPQQGDAV
- a CDS encoding Gfo/Idh/MocA family protein, producing MNSATTTAPSPVRVGLVGLSARGGWAPQSHLPALNRLDGYELRALSASSDASARAAGAKYGVPLAFGSAEELVRSDEVDLVVVSVRVPLHREVITAALGAGKAVLSEWPLGNGLAEAEELAAAADLAGVRTFAGLQARSAPAVRHVRDLVADGYVGEVLSTSLVASGRRWGPVFEPGGEYLIDRANGGTMLTIPFGHTIDAVTMVLGELTEVSATLATRRPVVHEEGTGRAAPMTVHDQIAVSGRLAGGAVVSAHFRAGMSRGTNFHWEINGTDGDLVVTGDSGHLQQAALTVRGARGTEVTVTELPVPARYFDVPALDGVRGLPSYNVGAQYARIHADLAQGTAHAPDFAHAARRQGLLDAIERSAATGGRITL
- a CDS encoding winged helix-turn-helix transcriptional regulator, encoding MTGQTRNDAAGRHDIYGLLCPGRAVFELLVNKWTGLAITALEDGPRRFGELRRKLEGVSPKVLTQTLRRLEENGLVRRTVYAEVPPRVEYELTDLGRGALEPLAHLRIWIRANTGRFTAGEGGAGECAAGE
- a CDS encoding DUF1349 domain-containing protein, encoding MDVTLPELPFPLRTYGPDGNWSYEDGRLTGWAGARQDRFVPPTGEALDPASDAPRLLGAPEGDFQLIARVTVGFAAAFDAGVLYLHVGDREWAKLCLERSPDAPTICTVVTRGRSDDSNAFVVDGDSAWLRISRTGSAFAFHASKDGEHWTFVRIFSLGDEESARAALVGFLAQSPVGEGCVVTYEHIEFRPNWPQGLRDGS
- a CDS encoding aminotransferase class V-fold PLP-dependent enzyme; this translates as MGISAGAEFAPTTTYLNTANCGLPPRRAREAVRAMAAELGDGRPGGAEDFGSVEAARASFARLVGVPPGRVATGGSVAVHVGLIAGSLPPGSEVLFPEGEFASVSTPFAVRGDLRARYAPFESLAEAVGPDTALVAFSAVQSADGRTADLAAVRAAAAAHSARTLVDATQAVGWLPFDASLYDYTVTGAFKWLLCPRGAQFLTVTEEAQKSLVPLHAGWLAAADTDNSSYGPVTELAPDARRFDEPPAFLAYRGAAAALTLVEETGVDAVHAHDTALAARYRAGLARIGRTPVPGTSPIVSVPGLGDRQPELARAGVVTSARAGHLRAAFHLYNTEADVDRLLDVLSG